From the genome of Prionailurus bengalensis isolate Pbe53 chromosome D1, Fcat_Pben_1.1_paternal_pri, whole genome shotgun sequence:
TGAGTCAGTAACCTACCAGATCTTTTTATCTTTGGGAAATGATCTCTTGGTGAAGttcaaatttgcatttatttttcttttgagtgaaTTCAGAGTCATACCTTTAAGAACTGTTtatctcctggggcgcctgggtggctcagtcggttaagcggctgacttcagctcgggtcatgatctcacagctcgtgagttcgagccccgtgtcgggctctgtgctgatgtcttggagcctggatcctgcttcggattctgtgtctccctctctctctgccctcacccacccctgccctgcttgtgctctgcctgtctctttctcaaaaataagtaaacattaaaaaaatgtttttaattaaaaaataaaaatttaacaatctttaaaaaaagagcgatttgtctttttttctgtgaactaccctgttctttgcccatttctcctGTTTTCGGTTTCTGATTGACATAAAAGGGTTTGCAGGAAAAATAGCCCTTCAAGATGTAAATTGTAAGTAGTTTCTTCAGTTCATTactgcctttgctgtgcagattttttaatgtagtaaaataaGTTTTGGGGGGCTTTTGGGGTTTGTGTCATGGTTGAAAAGACCTTTTCCACACTGACATGACTAAAGAATCTTCTCCCTTCACTCTTggctacatttttgttttcattttttccttttaaatcttgGGTTCATCTGGAATTTATCATATACAAAATTCCTTCCTATATTCCTAAtgccttttattaaaaaactcaACTTTTCTCAACAGATTTGAAATGTTACTTTTATTATATACTAAATTCCTGTGTGCATTTGGAtctatttctagatttttctatCTTCCAATGATCTATGCGTGTCAATACCCCtctttaattacattaaattatcaTGGATTTGTTGTGTTTTAATATCTGGTAGAGTTAGTCtcccctgatttttctttgttttcggAAATCTCCTggttattcttatttaatttccctatgaactttattttttttaaggtttttaaatttattttcgaggtggggaggggcagagagagagggagagagagaatcccgagcaggctctgtgccagcagcgcaaagcccaacgcagggctcgaacccgtgaactaggagatcatgacctgagccgaaatcaagagtctgaggcttaaccagctgagccacctaggtgcccctccctgtGACCTTCAAATCAGCTTTTCTAACCACCTCCCTATCAGAATATTAATTGTGATAAATCTGTAGATGACTTTAAGGAGAACTGACATCGTTGTGAAGTATCTTGGTATCCAGAATAAAGCGTCTGTCCCCCGACTTCTGCTTCTTTCAGATGGCACCAGTGGCCAGTGGCTCCCCAATTTGTACTTCTGAGAGCTGTTCCCTCCTCAAGCATCTCTGCTTGGAGGGATTGTTCCCAAAGGTCTTCCACTGTCTCCCCAGCTTGGTGAGTCCCCCTGCCTCATTAATCCACTTAAGTGGTCAAGCCACATCAAGGGTTCAGTGTTATCTTTGATCCCTCCCGGTGTTCCAAGAGCCAGATCTAATCAGTAATTAGGTcctattggtgtgtgtgtgtgtttttaagactaattttttttaagatttttattttctgagtaatctctacacccaacgtggggttcaaacttacaaccccaaggtcaagagtcacatcctctaccaactgagccagccaggcactccaagtCCTGGTGGTGTTTTTAACAGCTTATTGAGGTCTAGTTGACGTACAATAAACCACATAtacttaaaatgtacattttgcggggcgcctgggtggcacagtcggttaagcgtccgacttcagccaggtcacgatctcgcggtccgtgagctcgagccccgcgtcgggctctgggctgatggctcagagcctggagcctgtttccgattctgtgtctccctctctctctgcccctcccccgttcatgctctgtctctctctgtccccaaaataaataaacgttgaaaaaaaaaattaaaaaaaaaatgtacattttgtttTGACATGTATACACCCATATTACCATAATTGAGGTAGTGAACGtaaccatcaccccaaaaagtttCCTCGAACCCCTTGTCCATCCTTCCCTCGCACCCTTTCCTACCTGCCGGCCCCCACTCTCGCCTCCaggtaaccactgatctgctttctggcACTCAATTGGCATCCTTTCTCTGGAattttcatataagtggaattacaCAGGATGAACTGCCTGGCTTCTTACATTTGTTGTAATTCTGAGATTCGCCTCTTGTTCGTCTTTACTGCTGGGTAGTATCCTGTTGTACATGCATACCACAATTTGCTTATGCATTCACAATGCGTGGATGAACATTTGATTGGTTCTAGTTTGGGCTGCCACAATTACAATTTCTGTGAATAGCTTTCAGCTCTCTTGCTCTGAGGAGGCCCCAGTGCAACTTTCGTCGCCAGTCCCGAAATCATCCGGCACTAGCCACCTCCACCACGCCGCTTACATTCGAGCCCCAGGAGATCAAAACTGTATACCTAAAGTGCAACTGGCAGGGAGGCCGGTGCCGTGTCTGCCTGGGCCCCCAAGATTGGCACGTAGGGTCTGTCCCTCAAGAAGATTGGTAACGACATCGCCAAAAGAAACTGGTGATGGCAAGGGCTGGGGATGACAGTGAACAGATAGGACGCCATACGGGCAGtgccttctgcctctgccctgatCATCAAACCCCTCAAGAAACCacccagagacagaagcaggaaaacatGAAGCACGGTGGGAACATCACTTTCGATAATATTGTCAAGTTACTGGACAGATACCGCACCCACCTTTAACTAGAGCACTTGGAACCCACTAAAGAGATCATGGGGATTGCCCCGTCTGTGGGATGCAGTGTGGATGGCTGTCACCCTCACGACACCCTAGATGTCAGCAGTGGTGCAGTGGGATGCCCAGCTACAAAGGAAAAGATCTCAAGGAAAGATCGTTTGATGACCGTCCCTACCAAAGCTATGAATATTCATACACAAGTCTTTGGACATgcgcttttatttctcttgggtaaaagCCTAGGAGTGGAATAATGGGTCATATACGGTAGGtgtatgttttaacttttttcttttttttaagatagactattttttagagcagtttttggTTTACAGAAAAACGGCTCCTTAAATACCGAGAATTGGGCACATacccccctctttctcccttacATTGTTTCTCTTGTTGTTAATATCCTACGTTTGTGTGGTATAATGTCATGTAACTATCATTGTAGCATCAGACATAAGTTTCAGGCCCTCAAGATGCCCCCAGTTTCATCTGTtatccctccccacctccaccaaactcttggcaaccactgatctttttttaacTATCTCCAGTTTTGTCTTTTACAGAATGTTACATAGTTGGAATCCTACACTACATAGTTTTttaatggcttcttttttttttacaagtttatttatttttggggggagggcagagagagaaggagagagagaatcccaagcaggctctgccctgtcagcacagagccccatgtggggctcagactcaggaacccatgagattaagagtcagacgctcggggcgcctgggtggcgcagtcggttaagcgtccgacttcagccaggtcacgatctcgcggtccgtgggttcgagccccgcgtcgggctctgggctgacggctcagagcctggagcctgcttccgattctgtgtctccctctctctctgcccctcccccgttcatgctctgtctctctctgtcccaaaaataaataaacgttgaaaaaacaattaaaaaaaaaaaaaagagtcagacgctcagctgactaagccaccctgatGCCCTGTTCTTTTACTGAGCAATAGgcatttctttaaagtttatttattccttttgagagagggggaggggagagagagagagagagagaaagatggaagcAGGTGCatttgaatgggggaggggcagagagagagagagagatgggagcaGGTGCACTtgaatgagggagggacagagagagagagagagagagagaatatcctcatcatctgtgctgtcagcgcagagccccggGTGGGCCTCCTTccccccaactgtgagatcatgacctgagcagagatcagggTTGGAGGAGGCAAGAGAGGAAACGGCGCGtgcagattaaaacaaaacaaaacaacaaaacaaaacaaaacacaccaggGGGCCGGTGGCTGGAACTAGGGAATGAATCGTAGGTTCAGGAGAGAAGTAGACGGATCTGATAACTATTTAGGATACATCATATCAAAGTCTAAATCAGCCCGGATTATACACCTAAATGTAAACCCTAAAACTATATAGATAAGCCTAGTGTTGCTTGAGCAGAGCGTTAGGGCAGGGCTAGGTGAACCATGGGCGTTTCCATTACACTCCACTTGGGGTGGAAGACTGCTCAGATCTGTACAAAAGGAGGCTGCAAGGGAGTGGGGCGGAGGGGGCAAGAGAGGTCAGTGCGAAGCCCGGGGCTGGGGGAACGCCGCtagtcctcctccctccctcggtCTTCTGGCTTCCCCAACTTCTCCCGGCGCAGCTCTGCGGGCGGGAGGCGGGATCTCCCGGCCTTGGGTGGGCCTGGCGACCGGCTCGCAGCCTCTGCCGCCCCCTCCTGGGGGAGGCGGCACAAGGGCGCTCCCAGGTGGGTGGGCCGAGGGCCTGGGGGCGAGGGCAGGGACGCCCACCCTCGCAGGGTCCGGGCTCCGGAGACCCCAGAGCGCGCGCGAGAGACGGGTGCCCGCAGCGGCTCACCTCCGTGCCCTTCGCGGCGCAAACGGGAAACCGAGGCCGAGAGGGGCAAGGACTCGCCCAGGGTCGcgcggcgggggtggggtgggggcggggagccgggggggggggagcccggCCGCTGCCGGCCGAGCGTCCCCCCCGCAGGCAAGCGCCCTGCCCGGCCCCTCCTTGGAGCGGCTGCTGCCGCCGCCGGGGGTAATCTCGGCTGGGcgctgggggccgggggccggggcgggggcggaggcggCCCGGGGAGGCCCGAGGGGCAGGGAATGCCCTCCGGGGGCGCCGCGTGGGGTGGGGCCGCCCGGCCCTGCAACTCGAGCCGCTGCCCCGGGTTAAAAATACCCccggccctgccctccccgcacccctccccctcccccgcagtgCCCTTCCGTCTGGGCGCCGGCGGCCCCTCCCGGGGGACAACTCCGCCTTTTACTAATTTGTCCTCTCGCGGAGCTGGCCGccgagggaggggcggggagacaCCGCTAGAGAGATAGTCGCAGAAGGTGGCGGAGAGGTAAGGGAGAGCGGAGAGGAAGCGGGGGTCGGAGcccgggaggggagggagaagggggaggagggagggggagaggagggcggaGGAGCAgcgggaggagggcggggaggagCGCTCTTCCTGGTTGGGCCCTGCCCTGAGCCGCCACCCGGGAAGGCAGCCGCGGGGACCGCTGCGATTCCCCCAAACACTGCTCCCCCAGGTAAGGAGCTGCATGGCCGGGCCGGGATTCCCCGACCCTTGGCCACTGCTGCCGGCCGAGGGGCTGCCCCTACCCCGGGGCCTTCTGCGTGCCTGGGacaggggcgggggctggggaaAGCCGCACCGCCCGGGCCACCGGCCCAGCCTGCGCTCATCACtgtctccagggtctgagctgggggaaggccagaggggaaggggtccAGCAGCCCTGAGCACCCAGCCTGCCTCAGGGGTCTGGGGACGGGGTCCCTGGCTGCCCGAGGTTCTCAGCCTCCCAGCCAGGGAAAGGGGCCAGCGCCTAGGAGCTTGGCTGTTTGGGGAGGGGGTTACCGTGTTATTatctccaggctctgccctgccccacctggcTGGCTGGCCACAGCACTGCAGGCCCAGGACAATGGGAGtctgggaagggagaggtggtagccttgtgtgtggggagggggggggggtagggaggtgGTGGCCAGCACACCTAGGGGCAGAGAGGCCCCTCTCCTGGATGCTGGGAGCATAGAGAGGTGGGGAAACCCCAGGTTTGGAAAGGAAGGGTGGGCAGGGGACCACAGGCAGGAGCCCTGGGAAGGCCTGGGTTCTGAGCAGGGTGGTCTGTCCTGCAGGATGGCCGAGGAAATCATCACCCCGGTGTACTGCACGGGGGTGTCTGCACAAGTGCAGAAGCAGCGGGCCAAGGAGCTGGGCCTTGGCCGCCATGAAAATGCTATCAAGTACATGGGCCAGGATTATGAGCAGCTGCGGGCTCACTGTCTGCAGAGTGGGGTCCTCTTTCGTGATGAGGCCTTCCCCCCGGTGCCCCAGAGCCTGGGCTACAAGGACCTGGGCCCCAACTCCTCCAAAACCTATGGCATCAAGTGGAAGCGTCCCACGGTGAGAGGGACCACCACCCTGGGTGGGACTCAGTTTACCCCCATCCTGGGTGAGGAATGGGAACAGGACTCCAGGTCCTTGGTGGGGAGTGGGGTCTGGGGTGGCTGGGTTCCAGTGTCTAGGAGGGCTGGCCCAGAGACAGGACTCTGGGTCTCTTGCAGGAGCTGTTCTCAAACCCCCAGTTCATTGTGGATGGAGCCACACGCACAGACATCTGCCAGGGAGCACTGGGTAGgccctggaggggggggggggggttctgggtGTTTTTTCCATAATAGTTCCCCATGCCTGCTCCTTCCGGCTCTGCCCTAACCCCTCCCTCCTGCAAGCTCAGACAGGCTCTGGCTATCAGTGCTGGGCTGGTTTGCCTAGATTCCTGGGTCTCTTCTGTAAGTCGAGGGACCCGGCACCCAGGGAATCCCAGTTTCTCCCCAGCATGGGCCCTCGTGCATCACTGGGAGCAGATTGGCAGAGCAGGTCTGATGTGGGTCCCTCCCATCCCAGGGGACTGTTGGCTCCTGGCTGCCATTGCCTCCCTCACCCTTAATGACACGCTTCTGCATCGAGTGGTTCCACATGGCCAAAGCTTCCAGAATGGCTATGCCGGCATCTTTCATTTCCAGGTGAGGAGCCCCGAATCCACGGGGGACCAGGGcgtgggggaaggaggggtagCAGGCACCGGAGGAGGTGAGGACCGGTGACGCACAGCAGTCTGCAGTTAGGTGGCTTAAGTCCACACCCTGTGGGGGCCAGTTCTTCCTCTAGAAAGAATTTGACCTCCTGATACTATCTCAGATCTGTCATGTGTGAAACGATTGGGCAGGGCAGGTATTTCAGCTGGCAGTTTCCCTGTGCGTCTCACGGAGAAAGCGCTTGGAGGATAGAGAGATCTCTGTGTTATATCCTGTGGGACAAATCCTTTTCCTCcacagggcctcagtttccccatctgaaaaataaataacgttcCACGGGGAGAAACGGAACAGCACATGTGGCCGTTCCACCCAAGACGTAAACGtctgcacccacccacccccacctcctcttgTGACTTGGTCAGTCTCCAGCCTCTGACAGAGCCCTgcagaaaagaaagacaggatTTAAGTCTGTTTAAACCAGTTATTCCTTTCTTGCACACAGGACCCATTTCTCAAGTGACACTAAGGAATTCTCAGTCAGCTGATGGTGGGAGACACACACCTCCGGGAATCCTGGATTAGACCCTCTGACCCTGgtggccccagccctgccctcaggactCCTGGGGGCCCTCCCCTTACACCTAGTCAGGGAGTCCCTTACCCTATTCCGAGCAGACCAGCCTACAGGACCCACGGTGCCATCTACTTAGGCCAAGTGCTGCACCTGCTCCCCGAGCTCGTATGCAGGGGTGTGGCCTCGCTGCCCCTTCCTCCGCCCCCTTCCCTCACTCCTCTAATCGGCTCCTCCTCAACCTCTTGATTGGCCCGTTCAACACTCCCCCTACAACCCTCACTACTGGGGTCCACCTCCTCCCTTTGTCCCATTGTTCTGCCCTCCTTCCCGCCTCCCTAGCCCTTGGCCGCTTCTGCCCCAGGGTCCTGACTCCTCTGGGCCCTGGGAAACCCGTCTCTCTGGCCATCCCTGAAGCAAACTCATGATTGCGGGGAACGTCACCCATCTTGTGGTCGAGATGCCACATTTTTGATCTACACTTAATTTACACATTCACCCCgtccccccatacacacacacacacacacacacacacacacacacacacacacacgtccggACCTAgcttggggagaggagagatAGGGGGCTGGTTCCATGGAAGCCAGGTCCCCAGGGCTTTCCAACCTCTCCATACCTGACAAAGCACCTTGGTCTGTTTCAAAAATATCAGTAGTGCTGCCCTAAAAGCTTTACCTTTGTGATCGCGTTTAGTGTTCCCTTGAGGATGGCCCTGctgttccctttaaaaaaaaaattttttttttttagtgtttatttatttttgacagagagagacagagcatgagcggggaggggcaaagagagagggagacacagaatccaaagcaggctccaggctcccagctgtcagcacagagcccgacgcggggtcgaacgcacagaccgggagatcatgaccagagcccaagtcggatgctcaaccgacggagccacccaggcacccccctgctGTTCCCTTTTAtggatagggaaactgaggctcagagaggataaCTTGTTCAGGATCCTGGATCTAGAGACGGTCACGTCTCTGGTAAATGGCAGAGTTGAGACTTGAGCCGCGGCCTGGGAGATCCCAAAGCAGGTGTTCACTGTGCTCTCCCCCCCTCCAGCTGTGGCAGTTTGGGGAATGGGTAGATGTGGTCGTGGATGACCTACTGCCCATCAAGGACGGGAAGCTGGTGTTTGTGCACTCCGCCCAAGGCAATGAGTTCTGGAGCGCCCTGCTCGAGAAGGCCTATGCCAAGTGAGTGGGGGCCCGGGGCAGGgctccaggcacccctggggtcTCGGGTCTCGTTTGATGTCAGAGTGCTGACCTGGGGCTGCCCTGCAGGGTGAATGGCAGCTACGAGGCCCTCTCCGGGGGCAGCACTTCGGAGGGCTTTGAGGACTTCACAGGCGGAGTCACCGAGTGGTATGAGCTGCGCAAGGCACCCAGCGACCTCTACCAGATCATCCTCAAGGCGCTCGAGCGAGGTTCCCTCCTGGGCTGCTCCATCGACGTGAGTgcgcccagccctgcccctcgcGCCCCGACCTGTGACCAGTCTCCTCTTGCAGCCTGGCCTCGTCCCTTGTCCCGGGCTTGGCTCCAGACCCTGTCCTTCACCCCACACCGTCTCTGGATGCTCCCTGGCCTTATCCATCCCTCCGGTCCCATCTGCCTCCGTTGTGTCTGGCGTCATCCCTGCCCCCCAAACCTCAGACCTCAGCTTGCCTTCCCGCCCTCCCGCTGCTTGTTCCTGTCATCTAATGCTGTGCCCACCCGCCGTCCAGCTCAccagcctccgacttcagctctttCCTAGCCTCCGCTCCCGCCCAGCCTCCTTCACCCTCTTTGCTGCTGTTCTGTTCCCACGACTCACCCTTGATCTCAGCCTCCTCCCCCTACATCACTGCATCCTCGACTCTAACCCCGTTCCCACCTTCCACCTTTCCCCGGTCCCGGCCGCCTCTAGCCTGTCCTCACCCCCTCCTCTACCTCACTGCATCCCTCCTCGCGAGGGCCTTGGGGCTCTGGGGGAGCTATGGTGACTGTACGTGTGTGGACACACGTGTTTGCACAGAGTCCGGTCAGCTCTGGCCAAAGCAGTGTCAGTGGGCTGCCCAGGTCCCCTACCGGCGGTAATGTGGATGGAGTGCCCAGACGGCCCCTCTTCTAGGGGCACCGTGTGAGGGGCTATTAGGCGGAGTCAGGGTCCCTGCCTGCCACTCCCAATAGCTGTCATATGTGCGTGGGGAACATTCAAGACCCGTGAGTGTTTGGCACTCACCTCCTGACTGGGGATGGGGACGCCAGCCTGGTCCCAGGAACCTGGCCCCTGACCACAGCACGTGTGTCTCTACAGATCTCCAGTGTCCTGGACATGGAGGCCATCACCTTCAAGAAGCTGGTGAAGGGCCACGCCTACTCTGTGACGGGGGCCAAGCAGGTACCACCGCACGTGGGGGCTGTCCCTGCAGGGTGGTTCCTGCCCCCTTGCTTGCCTTTGCCTGTCTGGCCTGTGaccagggctgtgggaggggcTGGCTCTTCCTCTGACCTCCTGGAGCATCTTATTTGTCTCTTGGGGCCACTCGTCCCGAGATGTTTATCTTACCCTGCCCTGATGTTCTGTAGTCTTGTGCGTAGCTGCCTCCCTCCATGGTAAGTTCCTAGAGAAAGGGCTGTACTTTCCCTGGCATGGTGCTGGGTACCGAGCGGGGCTCCTGAGGGTGAGGTGGCGGGCAGGGGTGTTTAAGGTGCGTGCCAGGAGCAGGTGCTGACGGGAGCTCTGGGGCACAGGTGAACTACCAGGGCCAGATGGTGAGCCTGATCCGGATGCGGAATCCCTGGGGCGAGGTGGAGTGGACGGGAGCCTGGAGcgatgggtgaggggcagaggacgCTGGCCGGGGAGGCTGGGGAAAGTTGGTCAGTGCCACTGGCATTTCTGCTGGGGCTCTGCTCGGGATtgaacgggggtggggaggggtggcatCTCCATGTTACCGGGTCTGGGGGGCTGTCCCGACAAAGCTCAGGCCCAACCGGCCTCTGCACCCAGCCTGTGAGCATCCTCAGAGCTGGCCATGACAAGACAGCCCCTGGGATGGAATCTCGGGCTTGACCATGCAGAGGTCTTCTGACCTGGGCTGAGAGCCCAGGCCCCAGGAACAGAGGCTGGCGGGTCAGTTCCCACCAGCCCCCCGCAGCACCCTTCTCCCCGCCAGCTCCTCGGAGTGGAACAACGTGGACCCTTACGAGCGGGAGCAGCTCCGGATCAAGATGGAGGACGGAGAGTTCTGGTGAGCGCCCCCCCCGTCCTTAGTCAGGTCCCTCTCGGGGCCTGGCGCCCCAGCTCCCAAGCTGCACAAAGTCCGCATGTGCCTCCTCCCTGGGTGCCCTGGCTGGGGACCATGGCTCATCCCTGCACCGTGACCCCAGGATGTCCTTCCGAGACTTCTTGCGTGAGTTCTCCCGCCTGGAGATCTGCAACCTGACGCCCGACGCGCTCAAGAGCCGGTCCATCCGCAAATGGAACACCACGCTCTACGAGGGCACCTGGCGGCGGGGGAGCACCGCGGGGGGCTGCCGGAACTACCCAGGTGATCTGACCTCGCGGCCAGCGGGGCGCACAGGGGCAGGGAGCACGGGGTGGCAGTCGGGCCCTGCTGCCTCCCGGCTCGAGGGCCTCGCCCACCGCAGGTCCCctggctgggcctcagtttcctcgtttgtAAGATAGCATGAGATAGATTGTGCTGAGCTCTGGGATTTGCTTTGAGACCTACAGTGTTGAATGTACTTGTAAATTCTGAAGAGCCATGCTGGATTCCCCATCCTAGGGCCTGAGCCCAGGGAGTTAACAAGTGGAGAAGCCTCTGTTGCCATCCAGCCACTTTTCTGTC
Proteins encoded in this window:
- the CAPN1 gene encoding calpain-1 catalytic subunit encodes the protein MAEEIITPVYCTGVSAQVQKQRAKELGLGRHENAIKYMGQDYEQLRAHCLQSGVLFRDEAFPPVPQSLGYKDLGPNSSKTYGIKWKRPTELFSNPQFIVDGATRTDICQGALGDCWLLAAIASLTLNDTLLHRVVPHGQSFQNGYAGIFHFQLWQFGEWVDVVVDDLLPIKDGKLVFVHSAQGNEFWSALLEKAYAKVNGSYEALSGGSTSEGFEDFTGGVTEWYELRKAPSDLYQIILKALERGSLLGCSIDISSVLDMEAITFKKLVKGHAYSVTGAKQVNYQGQMVSLIRMRNPWGEVEWTGAWSDGSSEWNNVDPYEREQLRIKMEDGEFWMSFRDFLREFSRLEICNLTPDALKSRSIRKWNTTLYEGTWRRGSTAGGCRNYPATFWVNPQFKIRLEETDDADDDYYGGRESGCSFVLALMQKHRRRERRFGRDMETIGFAVYEVPPELVGQPAVHLKRDFFLANSSRARSEQFINLREVSTRFRLPPGEYVVVPSTFEPNKEGDFVLRFFSEKKAGTEELDDQIQANLPDEQVLSEEEIDENFKALFRQLAGEDMEISVKELRTILNRIISKHKDLRTKGFSLESCRSMVNLMDRDGNGKLGLVEFNILWNRIRNYLAIFRKFDLDKSGSMSAYEMRMAIESAGFKLNKKLYELIITRYSEPDLAVDFDNFVCCLVRLETMFRFFKTLDTDLDGVVTFDLFKWLQLTMFA